A portion of the Calliphora vicina chromosome 5, idCalVici1.1, whole genome shotgun sequence genome contains these proteins:
- the LOC135961886 gene encoding uncharacterized protein LOC135961886: MKLNEAVSGSPVVTPLKISSVLGQKLSKVEPTQKNELLENGAAAANDEDFDNFPDDDEEDSTKDEDVAGFVKENIKMDLKLVDMEVVEGGGGGGGSVGVVADGIAGGGVDNDTAETEEESNAGVKKKGVRKKRSINWEEAERSLLVEVIKPKVDFVENKAVDAKSIKSKRMAWLHVTKQFNSLNFRHRSLEQIQVQWRSMKNSAKKEYQQKHPKSTSPLEGLQMLEFMEEMQKEPIMGGTRSQTRNSTIQNSVKKELLDDMDDEEEDTPLAALPNTLLNHSNSEDTQPTSTLALPSPPTSADSHHLEYQQQQQLMEVNNIRMKKKKSLPKIKQKLTNTKSPLLSSKLQEKSSSGVGIGLKIKRQKCETSTSSSSLTDVSTTGIMLTSMSNANASYHTTDSKTANNNTISLTASNLNTPPLSPPICLDEKYKKQLFDLVKRARLAEIDFARKEHEQKLRFEQQEQELKLRYMTEIHEQRMRFCMQEHEARMRVFSTATVAAKTNEI, encoded by the exons ATGAAGTTAAATGAAGCCGTTAGTGGGAGTCCTGTTGTAACACCTCTCAAAATATCATCCGTATTGGGCCAGAAATTATCAAAGGTGGAGCCAACGCAAAAAAATGAGTTATTAGAGAATGGTGCTGCTGCAGCAAACGATGAAGATTTTGACAATTTCCCAGACGATGATGAAGAAGATTCTACAAAAGATGAAGACGTTGCAggttttgttaaagaaaacattAAGATGGATCTGAAATTAGTGGATATGGAAGTTGTAGAGGGCggaggtggtggtggtggtagtGTTGGCGTTGTTGCAGATGGTATTGCCGGAGGAGGTGTTGATAATGATACAGCCGAAACAGAAGAGGAGTCGAACGCTGGCGTTAAAAAGAAGGGTGTACGTAAAAAACGTTCTATCAATTGGGAGGAAGCAGAAAGG AGCCTTCTAGTTGAGGTTATTAAACCCAAAGTTGATTTTGTGGAAAATAAAGCTGTTGATGCTAAAAGTATTAAATCCAAACGTATGGCTTGGTTACATGTAACCAAACA atttaattctttaaattttcgtCATCGTTCTTTGGAACAAATACAAGTGCAGTGGCGTAGTATGAAAAACTCAGCCAAAAAAGAATATCAACAAAAACATCCCAAGAGCACGTCACCGCTGGAGGGTTTACAAATGTTGGAGTTTATGGAGGAAATGCAAAAGGAGCCTATAATGGGAGGCACGCGCAGCCAGACCAGAAATTCGACAATACAAAATTCAGTGAAAAAGGAATTGCTTGATGACATGGATGATGAGGAGGAGGACACACCTTTGGCCGCCTTGCCCAATACCCTGTTGAATCACAGCAACAGTGAAGACACCCAACCAACATCCACTTTAGCACTACCATCACCTCCCACCTCAGCTGATTCACATCACTTGGAAtaccagcagcagcagcagctaaTGGAAGTCAACAATATcagaatgaaaaagaaaaaatctctaccgaaaattaaacaaaagctcACCAATACAAAGAGTCCATTGTTAAGCTCGAAATTGCAAGAAAAATCCAGTTCGGGTGTGGGTATAGGTTTGAAAATCAAAAGGCAAAAGTGTGAAACATCAACATCATCTTCCTCCTTAACGGATGTTTCCACCACTGGCATAATGTTGACTTCAATGTCCAATGCGAATGCAAGTTATCATACCACCGATTCAAAAACAGCCAATAATAACACCATTTCCCTGACTGCTTCAAATCTAAACACTCCGCCTCTTTCACCTCCCATATGTTTAGATGAAAAGTATAAGAAACAATTGTTTGATCTGGTTAAAAGGGCACGCTTGGCCGAGATAGACTTTGCGCGCAAAGAACACGAGCAAAAGTTACGATTTGAACAGCAAGAGCAGGAACTCAAATTGCGTTACATGACCGAAATCCATGAACAACGAATGCGTTTTTGCATGCAGGAACATGAAGCTCGCATGCGTGTTTTCTCCACAGCTACGGTCGCTGCAAAAACCaacgaaatataa